The genomic region gaataattttccaccctctagcatgcaaagaTCTTACCAACAAGTCTAGAGTATTGATACTTCTTTCTTAACTaggttcagtcagcataatgccattaatgtaatggaccagtgtgacgtctttTGGAAGGGAAAAGTGATCAAGTTTCCCGTGGAACTTGAGAGTTGATGTATCCCTGAGATAAAATAGTGAAGGAGTATTGCTGGCCTTACCAGCTGAAGGaagactgcttctggtggtcttttAAAACATGCATAGAGAAAAAAGCATTGGCTAGGTTAATGGTTGCACACCCCCAAAGATATATTAATTTTCAggccacatacccaaggaaacttctcttccaactgattggctgctcatatcagatcacaaaatggagcaggATTACATAATTTTTGCCaaatccctgagaatcatggcctccccaagttgacacataacactaaccatcacagtggtgatgaaagtgttctagagtagatactggtgatggttgaataggattgtgAAAGTAGGTAAGGCCACTCTATTACACACTTTCAAGCTatttaaacaaaactttatttaatgagaaatctaccagttaatATAGTATAAACTCTAAAGCATaaattgagctggaaaaatattacaacaaaagcaaaaaaatacctactgaggtgagaagaagaaaatgtctgGTTCTGAGGCTAATGTTTCCTGGCCATGAATGAGGAGCTCCTGTTGAGGTATGGCAACTGGCTCAGCCTCTGGTGCCTGAGGCAGAGCTAGAGGTGGAGAACCTAATAGCCTATGGGGCTCCAGTGTTGGAGTAGGATCGGGATTGATAAGAGCTGTTTGTCCGTGAGCCAGTtgtaggtggcccaggatggaaatccacccctccagctgaCTCTTTGTCTAGTGCCACTACTGGACCTGGTGATgaaagagctggtgctctgaggACTTTCAGTGCTGGTGCCAGAGCAGTTGGCTGAGGAACCATTTCtgtaggtggcccaggatgggaatcggGCCCTCCAGCAGGCTCTTCTCCTGGTGCCCGGCCAGAGATCGAGATGGAGGGCTTTGGGGTTCAGTGAGCTCTGGTGTTGCTGCAGGTACAGGAGCAGGATTGACATCAGCCAGTGGTCCAGGAGCCGGAATAAGAGTCTGATCTTCCAGCTGACTCTCCATTTGGTACCAGTTTTGGAGTTGGTGATGGTGATCTTTGGAGCTCCAGTGTTAGTCCAGGCTTGTGATGGACCTCAGCAGGCAGTCCAGGAGCTCATTATGGTCTTGGCCCAGGGAGATAATCCAATCTTTCAGCAGGCTGTCTGTCAGGTGGCAGTGCTCAACTTGGTGATGTTggacctgttgttgtacccagcTCCAATGTTGCTGCAAGAGCAGGATCTGACTCAGGAAGTGGTCCTTGAGTCTGTTCTGGAAGTTGCCCAGGGTAAAAACCCAGCTCTCTTGAGGGctctccatctgttgatgggctggGTGGTGCTCTATTGAGCTTCGGTGTCGGTACAGGATCAGGATGGACATCACCAGGTGGTCCAGGATCCGGCTAAGGCGGTGGCCCCGCTTAAGAATGTGAACCTCCAGCGGGTTACCCGTCTGCTGCCAGAGCTGAAGCTCCTGATGGAATAGCTGGTGCTCTGTTGACCTCCTGtcttggagcaggagcaggatcgaTGTCAGCTGGCAGTCCAGGATCCCATTCTGGAGGTGGCTCTGGATGGGAATCCACCTCTCCATCTGACTCTCCATCTGATGCTGGTGGTGGAGCTGGGGGAAGACCTGGGCTCCATCAGACTCCAGTGTTGgaacaggagcaggagcaggattgacatcagccagtggtttgggagccagttctggaggtggcccaggagaggGATCCATCCGTTCAGCCAGCTCTCTATCTGgtgccagtgctggagctgaTGACATAATAGGTGGTATGCCATGGAGCTGTGGTGCTGCTACAGGAGCAGAATGTACCCCAGGAGATTGTCCAGGAGCCGGTTCTTGGGGCAAAGTTAGCTCTTGAGCTTCTTTTGCAGTTGGCGCTGGCCCCGGCTTTAGAGCTGCAAGAGGAGAAAGGTTCACCAACATGACTGCCTTTCCTCATGCTTTCCCAGTGATGGGAAACAACCCACTGCCACGAAGAGAAGCCCGTTcccaagatttccaccccaggaagtcttcccagactgtaGTCCCCCAGAGGAGGTTCTGAAGTTACTCTGAACTCTGGCTCAACCCCAGCCTCTGGGGGTCTTCCCCCGTACCCCTCAGAAGCTCACATGCAGTCATGGCCagtcttcctcaccctctggctctgcctcagtgACCTCCATTTGATCCAGCTGTGCCAAGAGAAGTTGGGTATCATGCTCCAgatgtgagcctggcatgttcacgTACACATACTCCACCACGAGCTTTAGGCAGGGGAAGTCCGGGGGCTGATTGAAATCCTCCAAGTATTCCTTCAGCCATGTGCCCAGGATAAAAGAGATGGCGCTAGGGATGGGTGGTGAAGAGCAGGGTCAGAGGTCTGGCTTTTCCCACCATACTGCCCTCCCAGGACACCCCTGCAAGGGTCCAGTCCCTCTGTCTGCCCCTGACTTTCCGAAGGTCAGCATTGCCCTGCACACGCcctctgactgccctgacagtggcaGGCCTGGTCACTGACAGGAGGCTAGCACAGAGGCTTGTCCCAAGGAGCTCCCTATCAATGGTCTAACCAATTCTCCCTTCTAGGGAGTCTGAATTACATCCCTTTCTGTCCCctggccctctccccactggacagtaacCCTCTAAGGGCACGGAGATGCGTGTCTGCAggttcacctcacagcctggcacacagtagtgctcCAGGATTATCTGATGCTGGGCGACACACAGAGTCCATCTCCTGACCCAGATGCCCAGGCCATAGAGCCCCTCCTCTGAAGCATGTGCACCAGTGTGCTGCCTGGTTCTCTGCATGTGTGTGAGCATCTCTTCTCCCAcggacactgttctcccctggGACAGGGGCCCCACATGCAGCTGAGCACCCACAACCGGGGATCGGGATTTGGGAGCAGTTTCCTCCAATCCCGCCCCCCCACACCTCCTGTTTTA from Elephas maximus indicus isolate mEleMax1 chromosome 27, mEleMax1 primary haplotype, whole genome shotgun sequence harbors:
- the LOC126068459 gene encoding ral guanine nucleotide dissociation stimulator-like, which translates into the protein MKTFKAGSLEKLVELLVPAYLKDDFSYIEIFLGAYRTYATIQQVLEHLLQRYGCNHPYSAEYGEPQEQLKGAISFILGTWLKEYLEDFNQPPDFPCLKLVVEYVYVNMPGSHLEHDTQLLLAQLDQMEVTEAEPEALKPGPAPTAKEAQELTLPQEPAPGQSPGVHSAPVAAPQLHGIPPIMSSAPALAPDRELAERMDPSPGPPPELAPKPLADVNPAPAPVPTLESDGAQVFPQLHHQHQMESQMERWIPIQSHLQNGILDCQLTSILLLLQDRRSTEHQLFHQELQLWQQTGNPLEVHILKRGHRLSRILDHLVMSILILYRHRSSIEHHPAHQQMESPQESWVFTLGNFQNRLKDHFLSQILLLQQHWSWVQQQVQHHQVEHCHLTDSLLKDWIISLGQDHNELLDCLLRSITSLD